One segment of Urocitellus parryii isolate mUroPar1 chromosome 5, mUroPar1.hap1, whole genome shotgun sequence DNA contains the following:
- the Tst gene encoding thiosulfate sulfurtransferase → MVQQVLYRALVSTKWLAESLRSGKLGPSLRVLDASWYSPGTREARKEYRERHVPGASFFDIEECRDTASPYEMMLPSEEHFGDYVGRLGISNDTHVVVYDGDNLGSFYAPRVWWMFRVFGHRTVSVLNGGFRNWLKEGHPVTSEPSHPEPAIFKATLDRSLLKTYEQVLENLESRRFQLVDSRSQGRYSGTEPEPDAVGLGSGHIRGSVNMPFMDFLTEDGFEKSPEELRAMFQGKKVDLSKPLIATCRKGVTACHIALAAYLCGKPDVAVYDGSWSEWFRRAPPETRVSQGKGGKA, encoded by the exons ATGGTTCAACAGGTGCTCTACCGGGCCCTGGTCTCCACCAAGTGGCTGGCAGAGTCCCTCCGGTCAGGCAAGCTGGGCCCCAGCCTGAGGGTGCTGGACGCGTCCTGGTACTCACCGGGCACTCGTGAGGCCCGCAAGGAGTACCGAGAGCGCCATGTGCCGGGTGCCTCCTTCTTTGATATAGAGGAGTGTCGGGACACGGCTTCGCCCTACGAGATGATGCTGCCCAGTGAGGAGCACTTCGGAGACTACGTGGGCCGCCTGGGCATCAGCAACGACACGCATGTAGTGGTATATGATGGTGACAACCTGGGCAGCTTTTATGCTCCCAGAGTCTGGTGGATGTTCCGAGTGTTTGGCCACCGCACTGTGTCAGTGCTCAATGGTGGCTTCCGGAACTGGCTGAAGGAGGGCCACCCCGTGACATCTGAGCCCTCACACCCAGAGCCAGCCATATTCAAAGCCACTCTGGACCGCTCCCTGCTCAAGACCTATGAGCAGGTCCTGGAGAACCTGGAATCTAGAAGGTTCCAGCTGGTGGATTCACGATCCCAAGGGCGGTACTCTGGCACTGAGCCAGAGCCAGATGCAGTAG GGCTGGGCTCCGGCCACATCCGCGGCTCGGTCAACATGCCCTTCATGGACTTCCTGACGGAGGACGGCTTTGAGAAGAGCCCCGAGGAGCTGCGCGCCATGTTCCAGGGCAAGAAGGTGGACCTGTCCAAGCCCCTCATCGCCACCTGCCGCAAGGGAGTCACCGCCTGCCACATTGCCCTGGCCGCCTACCTCTGCGGCAAGCCCGACGTGGCCGTCTACGACGGCTCCTGGTCCGAGTGGTTCCGCCGGGCGCCCCCTGAGACCCGCGTGTCCCAGGGGAAGGGCGGCAAGGCCTGA